A genomic segment from Candidatus Korarchaeum cryptofilum OPF8 encodes:
- a CDS encoding MBL fold metallo-hydrolase: MELRVLGGVREIGGNRILLRSSNESIFLDYGKNFLREEEFFQRPFMSPSFSEDYLKTGLISSLEHENLRGVLISHAHQDHWGYLNLLPQGIEVYMGEAAGKIIGANVELGYAEEVLHTIRTFRTGDTISLGDFSIVPIHVDHSVPGSYGFLIECGNIKLAYTGDLRMHGPRRDMTLDFIDEAASMGVDALIMEATKVAPENDPETSIIRLLETRLFYRWGVEPPKRIKFELSNEEEVTERIKSVCEGSDSIILIETSSSDADRIRSVFEAAKKLSRVLVMDERMAFINEAMKGAGIDGLPGIGDYLLWRRKRRGEGEERTSSRERRGMRIFIERFEDLSGEEAIIQGERRAEIFKEPHNFLVLTSNATRFLYEIPMDAKVRLDFILSRSESFSEESALSLDRLMNWLLLYGVRRYYRIHVSGHMMPEQMGEFVESINPGRIIPIHTEHPDLFDAFVPRRMRDLIILPEYGKLIKLG, translated from the coding sequence GTGGAACTCAGAGTATTAGGAGGAGTCCGGGAGATAGGAGGAAATAGGATCTTACTGAGATCCTCAAATGAATCCATCTTCTTGGATTATGGCAAGAATTTCCTGAGGGAGGAGGAGTTCTTTCAGAGGCCTTTCATGTCCCCTTCCTTCAGCGAGGATTACCTCAAGACGGGACTGATAAGCTCGCTGGAGCACGAGAACTTGAGGGGTGTCCTCATAAGCCACGCCCACCAGGACCACTGGGGCTACTTGAACCTGTTACCCCAGGGGATAGAGGTCTATATGGGAGAAGCGGCCGGTAAGATAATAGGGGCTAACGTAGAGCTGGGTTACGCTGAAGAGGTCCTTCACACCATTAGGACCTTCAGGACGGGAGATACCATAAGCCTAGGGGATTTCTCAATCGTGCCGATACACGTTGATCACTCAGTCCCGGGTTCTTACGGCTTCCTGATAGAGTGCGGTAATATAAAGCTCGCTTATACAGGGGATCTGAGGATGCACGGCCCCAGGAGGGATATGACCCTCGATTTCATAGATGAAGCGGCATCTATGGGAGTAGATGCCCTCATAATGGAGGCGACTAAAGTAGCCCCCGAGAACGATCCCGAGACCTCGATAATAAGGCTCCTGGAGACAAGGCTCTTCTACAGGTGGGGAGTTGAGCCTCCAAAGAGGATAAAATTCGAGCTATCGAATGAGGAAGAGGTGACTGAGAGGATAAAATCCGTTTGTGAGGGTTCAGATTCCATTATACTCATAGAGACTTCCTCATCAGATGCCGATAGAATAAGGAGCGTTTTTGAGGCAGCTAAGAAGCTATCTAGAGTCCTCGTGATGGATGAGAGGATGGCTTTCATCAATGAGGCGATGAAGGGGGCTGGGATAGATGGATTACCCGGAATCGGAGATTACCTCCTCTGGAGGAGGAAGAGAAGGGGCGAGGGGGAGGAGAGGACCAGCTCTAGGGAGAGGAGAGGGATGAGGATATTCATAGAGAGGTTTGAGGATCTCTCGGGGGAGGAGGCAATAATTCAGGGGGAGAGGAGAGCTGAGATATTTAAGGAGCCTCATAATTTCCTTGTCCTCACGAGCAATGCCACCAGATTCCTTTATGAGATCCCCATGGATGCTAAGGTCAGGCTCGATTTCATACTCAGTAGATCTGAGTCCTTCAGCGAGGAGTCAGCCCTCAGCCTAGATAGGCTGATGAATTGGCTCCTCCTCTATGGTGTGAGGAGGTACTACAGGATACACGTCTCAGGGCACATGATGCCGGAGCAGATGGGTGAGTTCGTGGAATCGATAAATCCGGGACGCATAATACCCATACATACTGAGCATCCAGATCTCTTCGACGCCTTCGTCCCTAGGAGGATGAGGGACCTCATAATACTCCCTGAGTATGGTAAATTAATTAAGCTCGGCTGA
- a CDS encoding aminopeptidase P family protein — MYPKEELESRIRRLRRWMARRDVDLSLFASGPNMLYLSGTMEAELLAVPLDGEPYLIARYAFGDEIARERSPFHVEVFKPYFGTNRKEVEEPNPFKVLLNTEKLRRVAIDFSGRKELVERMRKVFRRGKKSVATIDAREQLNRMRSVKSEYEIGLMKESASISIKALDSVEIAPRMSEVEVANRLEFKMRELGADGSSFPTIVASGMNSFNAHHIPSERRISEGDILLIDFGAKYKGYCSDITRTYFIGTPPSEFMERYEAVLNAQMRAMEYMRQGVAFERPDIEARKVLKEAGLLEYFVHSLGHGVGLEIHEDIRLLVGRGGLMEEGMTVTDEPGIYIRGWGGIRIEDTVLVSKSKGIALTERLPKDPDFLRR; from the coding sequence ATGTACCCTAAGGAGGAACTGGAGTCTAGGATAAGAAGGTTGAGGAGGTGGATGGCGAGGAGAGACGTTGATCTGAGTCTCTTCGCCTCTGGCCCAAACATGCTTTACCTCTCTGGGACTATGGAAGCTGAACTCCTAGCTGTGCCCTTAGACGGAGAGCCCTACTTGATAGCTAGATACGCTTTCGGGGATGAGATAGCTAGGGAGAGATCTCCCTTCCACGTCGAAGTATTCAAGCCCTACTTCGGGACTAACAGGAAGGAGGTGGAGGAGCCCAACCCATTTAAGGTCCTCCTAAACACGGAGAAATTGAGAAGAGTTGCTATCGATTTCTCAGGGAGGAAGGAACTCGTTGAGAGGATGAGGAAAGTCTTCAGGAGGGGGAAGAAGAGTGTGGCTACGATAGATGCGAGGGAGCAACTGAATAGGATGAGATCCGTTAAGAGTGAGTATGAGATAGGGTTGATGAAGGAGAGCGCATCTATCTCAATAAAGGCCCTCGATTCTGTGGAGATAGCTCCTAGGATGAGCGAGGTAGAGGTAGCTAATAGGCTCGAGTTCAAGATGAGGGAGTTAGGAGCGGATGGGAGCAGCTTTCCGACGATAGTGGCTAGCGGGATGAACTCATTCAACGCTCATCACATACCGAGTGAGAGGAGGATATCTGAGGGAGATATACTTCTGATAGACTTCGGGGCGAAGTACAAGGGGTACTGCAGTGATATAACGAGGACCTACTTCATCGGCACTCCCCCTAGCGAATTCATGGAGAGATATGAGGCCGTCCTGAACGCCCAGATGAGAGCGATGGAATATATGAGGCAAGGGGTAGCCTTCGAGAGGCCCGATATTGAGGCCAGGAAGGTACTGAAGGAAGCTGGCCTTTTGGAGTACTTCGTCCACTCCCTAGGTCATGGGGTGGGGCTTGAGATACATGAGGATATAAGGCTCCTCGTGGGGAGAGGTGGGCTCATGGAGGAGGGCATGACTGTAACGGATGAGCCGGGCATCTATATCAGGGGATGGGGAGGAATAAGGATAGAGGATACGGTACTCGTCAGTAAGAGTAAGGGCATCGCCCTTACAGAGAGGCTACCCAAGGATCCGGACTTCCTGAGGAGATAA
- the rgy gene encoding reverse gyrase encodes MIPAAFLGLCPGSEIFKTHERSSCLEEDLRAISEELKDYKKFFESCIGSPPWEAQLMWAKRALARRSFAAIAPTGVGKTVFGLITGSYFAHKGFGKSYMLFPTSLLVDQAHYNLLNYSKCSGKQIRVISYRSGMKGKEEFLSALESGDFDILLTTSQYLSANHELIRKSVNKFSFIFVDDVDSFLKNSKNVDKVLQLMGFDQEDIWNAMRGREVEKRTDSVLVVSTATGRPGQRASLFRSLLGFEVGIMRPELLRNIADIYTRERSELNSFMRRMGSGFLLFLANMDLADEALELVESAGFRGEVMHGYEEDKVRDFSEGRLDCLIGASKPYGVLVRGIDLPKRIRYVIFYGAPRFEITLREVSEMEDPSIISLFSSLSRALGSEERKLAMKLRRNPSKEDIGRARQIIEDILKDEEKISSISSLADVIIDVRGRRILIPDIRTYLQGSGRTSRLYPGGITRGASLVWDEDPVLTSFIKKARAQEIDFLHLREVDLEKLRSEIDESRRIISSLKKGYELANLLKTALFIVESPSKARTIASFFGRPSRRFLDGLMAYEVTTGDYVLTIVASGGHIVDLTTTMGYHGVLIEDGTYVPAYTSIKRCNSCGHQFTDMDRCPRCGSTDLRDSRSVVESLRRLSFEASRVIIGTDPDTEGEKIAWDIYQLIMDSSGEIYRAEFHEVTKRAIIEALKSLRGINERMVEAQIVRRVEDRWIGFELSAEVQKRFGKRNLSAGRAQTPVLGWVIDRYREHQNKKVVSIIKGDGLLLRVDGRVGEEGASKIWIRELKIEEEVVKPPPPFTTDAMIGEANRVLRMSANMTMQLAQFLFETGLITYHRTDSPRVSDAGFRVASLVLGEDFVPRKWGEGGAHECIRPTKPLSAKELIDYVKEGIIAVEGLSKDHIRLYDLIFRRFIASQSRDGTLVKQVASVRVGESEFEVTRLVEARGGWIDWYPFLHITEPRLKEGMVDVIIEHQTVPSVPLYTQSNLVALMKERGIGRPSTYATIVEKILQRGYVIERNQKLIPTKLGIEVYNFLRDRFPDLISEERTRTLERKMDSIEEGAADYQELIDELYKEIREKIGKFIH; translated from the coding sequence ATGATACCCGCAGCATTCCTAGGGCTGTGCCCGGGGAGCGAGATCTTCAAAACGCATGAAAGAAGTTCATGCTTGGAAGAGGATCTTAGAGCTATCTCTGAAGAGCTTAAGGACTATAAGAAGTTCTTCGAATCCTGCATAGGCTCCCCTCCCTGGGAGGCCCAGCTCATGTGGGCCAAGAGGGCCCTAGCCAGGAGGAGTTTCGCTGCCATAGCTCCTACTGGTGTTGGAAAAACTGTTTTTGGGCTGATAACTGGATCTTATTTCGCTCATAAGGGGTTCGGAAAATCTTATATGCTATTTCCAACATCCCTGCTCGTAGATCAAGCTCATTACAACCTGTTAAATTATTCTAAATGCTCGGGAAAGCAGATAAGGGTTATCAGTTACAGGAGTGGGATGAAGGGGAAGGAGGAATTCCTCTCAGCTCTGGAATCGGGAGATTTCGATATCTTGCTCACTACCTCGCAGTACCTATCGGCCAATCACGAGCTAATAAGAAAGTCCGTGAATAAGTTCTCGTTTATATTCGTTGATGACGTTGATTCTTTTCTGAAGAACTCGAAAAACGTTGACAAGGTACTACAGCTGATGGGGTTCGATCAGGAGGATATATGGAATGCTATGAGGGGGAGGGAAGTGGAAAAGAGGACTGATAGCGTACTAGTGGTCTCCACAGCAACGGGAAGACCTGGGCAGAGAGCCTCACTCTTCAGGTCCCTCCTAGGTTTTGAGGTAGGGATCATGAGACCCGAGCTCCTCAGGAACATAGCTGATATATATACGAGAGAAAGGAGCGAGCTTAATTCGTTCATGAGGAGGATGGGGAGCGGCTTCCTCTTATTCCTAGCCAATATGGACCTAGCTGATGAGGCCCTCGAATTGGTTGAATCCGCCGGGTTCAGGGGAGAGGTGATGCACGGTTATGAGGAGGATAAAGTGAGGGATTTCAGTGAGGGAAGATTGGATTGCCTTATCGGAGCATCGAAACCTTATGGCGTCTTAGTGAGGGGGATAGATCTACCGAAGAGGATAAGGTACGTGATCTTCTACGGGGCCCCCAGGTTCGAGATAACCTTGAGGGAAGTAAGCGAGATGGAAGATCCCTCGATCATCTCGCTCTTCTCCTCTCTATCTAGAGCTCTGGGTAGCGAGGAGAGGAAGTTGGCGATGAAGCTGAGGAGGAACCCGAGTAAAGAAGATATAGGGAGGGCTAGGCAGATAATAGAGGACATCTTAAAGGATGAGGAGAAGATAAGCTCTATCTCGAGCTTGGCGGATGTTATTATAGATGTGAGGGGCAGGAGGATATTAATCCCGGATATAAGGACCTACCTTCAGGGATCCGGAAGGACATCTAGGCTATATCCTGGCGGAATTACGAGAGGAGCTAGCCTAGTTTGGGATGAGGATCCAGTTCTCACCTCCTTCATCAAGAAAGCGAGGGCTCAGGAGATAGATTTCCTCCACCTGAGAGAGGTGGATCTGGAGAAGCTCAGATCTGAGATAGATGAGAGCAGAAGAATCATATCCTCACTTAAGAAGGGATATGAGCTAGCTAATTTACTTAAGACAGCTCTTTTCATTGTTGAGAGCCCAAGCAAGGCCAGAACTATCGCTAGCTTCTTTGGAAGGCCCAGTAGGAGATTCCTGGATGGTCTCATGGCTTATGAAGTGACTACAGGGGATTACGTGCTTACTATAGTCGCTAGCGGAGGGCACATCGTCGACCTAACGACTACTATGGGATATCATGGTGTCTTGATCGAGGATGGAACTTACGTGCCTGCCTACACTTCGATAAAGCGTTGTAATTCTTGCGGCCATCAGTTCACCGATATGGATCGCTGCCCCAGGTGCGGTTCCACGGATCTTAGGGACAGCAGGAGCGTAGTGGAGAGCCTCAGAAGGCTCAGTTTCGAGGCATCCAGGGTGATAATAGGGACGGATCCGGATACTGAGGGGGAGAAGATCGCCTGGGATATATACCAGCTAATAATGGATTCCTCCGGGGAGATATATAGAGCTGAATTTCACGAGGTGACTAAGAGAGCCATAATCGAGGCCCTAAAGTCCTTGAGGGGAATCAACGAGAGGATGGTCGAGGCTCAGATAGTCAGGAGGGTGGAGGATAGATGGATAGGGTTCGAACTGAGCGCTGAGGTTCAGAAGAGGTTCGGTAAGAGGAATCTATCGGCTGGAAGGGCCCAGACCCCCGTCTTAGGGTGGGTGATAGATAGATACAGGGAGCATCAGAATAAGAAGGTAGTGAGCATAATAAAAGGAGATGGACTTCTCCTGAGGGTAGATGGGAGGGTAGGAGAGGAAGGGGCATCTAAAATCTGGATAAGGGAGCTCAAAATAGAGGAGGAGGTAGTGAAGCCTCCTCCACCATTCACGACGGATGCTATGATAGGGGAGGCTAACAGGGTCCTGAGGATGAGCGCCAATATGACGATGCAATTAGCGCAATTCCTATTCGAGACGGGTCTCATAACTTACCATAGGACAGATAGCCCGAGGGTCAGTGATGCCGGCTTCAGAGTAGCCTCTTTAGTCCTGGGGGAGGACTTCGTCCCGAGGAAGTGGGGAGAAGGCGGAGCCCATGAGTGCATAAGGCCTACGAAACCCCTTTCAGCGAAGGAGCTCATCGATTACGTTAAGGAAGGGATAATTGCCGTGGAAGGCTTGAGTAAGGATCACATAAGGTTGTACGATCTGATATTCAGGAGGTTCATCGCCTCCCAATCGAGAGATGGCACCTTAGTGAAGCAAGTAGCTAGCGTCAGAGTGGGGGAAAGCGAGTTCGAGGTGACGAGGTTGGTAGAGGCTAGGGGAGGGTGGATCGATTGGTATCCCTTCCTCCACATCACGGAGCCCAGGTTAAAGGAGGGGATGGTCGATGTCATCATAGAGCATCAGACGGTCCCATCGGTTCCCCTATACACTCAGAGTAACTTAGTGGCACTGATGAAGGAGAGGGGAATCGGAAGACCCTCAACTTACGCTACGATAGTTGAGAAGATACTTCAGAGGGGCTACGTTATAGAGAGGAATCAGAAGCTCATACCGACGAAGCTGGGGATAGAGGTATACAACTTCCTCAGGGATAGATTCCCCGATCTGATAAGCGAGGAGAGGACTAGAACGCTGGAGAGGAAGATGGATAGCATTGAGGAGGGAGCTGCTGACTATCAGGAGCTCATAGATGAATTATATAAAGAAATTAGGGAGAAAATAGGGAAGTTTATTCACTGA
- a CDS encoding PQQ-binding-like beta-propeller repeat protein, translating to MKRALALIIILLLASANTLSVYCHDFSPSEVFSLRIYSSKPMFSIPKPIVYNYTIYATGGQGSDVVAVSTDGKVLWSQNVGGFIATPLLLVPDVPLSPTKKEAWVIALTEAPELRALDAFNGGLRLYGVALPSTSAGIQPAYAGDGRTVFLPLQSSIQAFDVRSRSELWFKNLTFRINFLKNLGDSLLVLGRNDLALLSPKGEIIWERKLNQRIEAFGASSSYLAILLENKTLVLMDAKKGTHLSKMDLSNQLGYSVPSGEFQIVGGAAVLVGSSGVIYQVDLKKMEIKRSIKTWIEPVKQPIIMENALFYFGKGLVREYHFPLGIMLSEVRIEGGIGSDPYIFKDPKNRGYGIALFDYSGVLHLIRFPELTIKILDLKEESGGYLIEGYVCSTASSGSRESLRIYTLDKDANQVGEKAIGSIGPGECSARFSTLLPGKGAIGLILGDFKFPPNAVIGMSNEEWTSIKPGVTVTTTTRPAVIPSLSFESPESVIVGEKFTVRVRGINGWNFTKLTLKLTGSGIDEVTKEISSSYGEEFEAELESFARSVSEDTRILLIGDGSVLRDEMLYMRIEKGKIIESVESPSSLNLNESLDLNVTLVNRYRDGEQFIVRAELGNSSDEKMTMPLAAGESQTLRFSIKPKVNGSLQLLISVLLSNGTKIEESSKPVVVVRPPPVTQTTQNFTTTSATSAIPQIRMEYLMAAALLLLSLAVALLLMRPRPPKKRVEVIAPIPREVPEVVETPKVEEVPEAEEYHEEIPLGWESIEEKIEAPEIPEVLPEEVAPEIPEVPPEEAPKAVPIELMESIEREIRELNMKIEEIKSRLADIEELLGFELSPYRLVDAESSLVTAELRLKEGNYEEAERLVNSVKQSLKVLTEEIKEAEKIFRENWGAVENRIDIMLRVWGKAPATMLTMVPPSFRIAALERFMRMHKEKKLELRGDELVLISE from the coding sequence ATGAAGAGAGCGCTGGCCCTCATTATAATACTTTTGCTAGCGAGTGCTAATACATTGAGCGTTTATTGCCACGACTTCTCTCCCTCAGAAGTTTTCAGTTTGAGGATTTACAGTTCAAAGCCCATGTTCAGCATCCCAAAGCCCATAGTATACAATTACACGATTTACGCGACCGGAGGTCAGGGGAGCGATGTAGTAGCTGTCTCCACAGATGGTAAAGTGCTCTGGTCACAGAACGTCGGTGGCTTCATAGCTACCCCGCTCCTCTTAGTCCCGGATGTCCCTCTCAGCCCAACGAAGAAGGAGGCTTGGGTAATAGCTCTAACAGAAGCTCCCGAGCTGAGGGCATTGGATGCTTTTAATGGAGGGCTGAGGTTATATGGAGTAGCTCTACCATCGACATCGGCCGGGATTCAGCCCGCGTACGCTGGGGATGGTAGGACCGTATTCCTTCCCCTACAGAGCTCCATTCAAGCGTTCGATGTAAGATCGAGATCCGAACTCTGGTTCAAAAATCTAACATTCAGGATAAATTTCCTCAAAAACTTGGGAGATAGTTTGCTCGTCCTGGGGAGGAACGATCTAGCGCTTCTCAGCCCCAAGGGAGAGATTATATGGGAGAGGAAGTTGAACCAGAGGATAGAGGCTTTCGGTGCGAGCTCAAGCTATCTGGCAATTCTACTTGAAAATAAGACACTGGTGCTGATGGATGCGAAAAAGGGGACTCATCTCTCCAAGATGGATCTCTCGAATCAGTTGGGATATAGCGTACCATCAGGGGAATTTCAAATCGTAGGAGGAGCCGCTGTGCTCGTCGGATCGAGCGGGGTAATATATCAGGTAGATCTGAAGAAGATGGAGATAAAGAGATCGATAAAAACATGGATTGAGCCGGTGAAGCAGCCAATAATAATGGAGAATGCTCTATTTTACTTCGGAAAGGGATTAGTGAGGGAGTATCACTTCCCCCTCGGGATAATGCTCTCCGAGGTCAGGATCGAGGGAGGTATCGGGAGCGATCCCTATATATTCAAGGATCCCAAAAATAGGGGCTATGGGATAGCTCTCTTCGATTATTCAGGAGTATTACATCTAATTAGATTTCCGGAACTCACTATAAAGATCTTGGATCTGAAGGAAGAGAGCGGAGGTTACTTAATTGAGGGCTACGTGTGTAGCACAGCCTCCTCAGGATCTAGAGAATCCTTGAGGATTTATACACTCGATAAGGACGCTAATCAGGTAGGTGAGAAGGCAATAGGATCCATAGGTCCAGGGGAATGCTCAGCGAGATTTTCAACGCTTCTACCGGGCAAAGGAGCGATAGGCTTAATTCTGGGGGACTTCAAGTTCCCGCCAAATGCTGTGATCGGGATGAGCAATGAGGAATGGACATCCATAAAGCCCGGAGTTACCGTTACTACAACTACGAGGCCCGCAGTAATTCCTTCCTTGAGCTTCGAATCCCCTGAAAGCGTGATTGTTGGTGAGAAGTTTACAGTTAGGGTAAGAGGTATAAATGGTTGGAACTTCACTAAATTAACCCTTAAGCTCACTGGAAGTGGCATAGATGAGGTAACAAAGGAGATCAGCTCGAGTTACGGGGAGGAATTTGAGGCTGAACTTGAAAGTTTCGCGAGGAGCGTGTCGGAGGATACGAGGATCCTCTTAATTGGAGATGGCTCAGTGCTGAGGGATGAGATGCTCTACATGAGGATAGAGAAGGGTAAGATCATAGAATCGGTAGAATCCCCCTCGAGTCTGAACTTAAACGAGAGCCTCGATTTGAACGTGACCCTCGTGAATAGATACAGGGACGGTGAGCAGTTCATAGTGAGAGCGGAGCTCGGTAACTCGAGCGATGAGAAGATGACTATGCCCCTAGCTGCCGGGGAGTCCCAAACACTGAGGTTCAGCATCAAGCCTAAGGTAAATGGGAGTCTCCAGTTGCTCATATCTGTCCTCCTGAGCAATGGTACTAAGATAGAGGAATCCTCTAAGCCTGTCGTAGTTGTAAGGCCCCCTCCAGTGACCCAGACAACCCAAAATTTCACAACTACATCGGCTACATCAGCTATACCGCAGATCAGGATGGAGTACCTCATGGCAGCAGCTCTCTTGTTGCTCTCATTAGCGGTAGCTCTCCTCCTAATGAGGCCCAGGCCACCGAAGAAGAGGGTAGAGGTGATAGCCCCGATCCCCAGGGAGGTCCCTGAGGTAGTTGAAACTCCCAAAGTGGAAGAGGTCCCGGAAGCTGAGGAATATCACGAGGAAATCCCACTGGGATGGGAGAGCATAGAGGAGAAGATAGAAGCTCCAGAGATTCCGGAGGTTTTACCGGAGGAGGTGGCTCCAGAGATTCCGGAGGTTCCGCCTGAAGAAGCCCCTAAGGCAGTGCCGATTGAACTAATGGAATCCATTGAGAGAGAAATAAGGGAGCTGAATATGAAGATCGAGGAGATTAAGAGCAGGTTAGCTGATATAGAAGAGCTACTAGGCTTTGAACTATCCCCATATAGGCTGGTTGATGCTGAATCATCCTTAGTTACCGCTGAACTGAGGCTCAAAGAGGGCAATTACGAGGAAGCCGAGAGATTAGTGAATTCAGTTAAGCAGTCCCTTAAAGTACTGACTGAGGAAATTAAAGAGGCCGAGAAGATATTCAGAGAAAACTGGGGGGCTGTGGAGAACAGAATAGATATAATGCTGAGAGTCTGGGGAAAGGCCCCAGCCACTATGCTCACCATGGTCCCCCCGAGCTTCAGGATAGCGGCACTTGAGAGATTCATGAGGATGCATAAGGAGAAGAAATTGGAGTTGAGAGGGGACGAGTTAGTTCTAATCAGTGAATAA
- a CDS encoding class I SAM-dependent rRNA methyltransferase, which yields MRWSITGEVILRGEGAERARKGHLNIYMKWLSSIRGPVSNGDLVILKDESGDPIGLGFYEGIGSIAVRVLSQELVSPEELIEDRLREALSARERVKLGSFFRWVHTEADKLPGLIIDVYDDIAVISSTSIGIDARIEDIAELVRKIYRPSSIILRNDSRPRREVGLPLERRILFGDKKRTVIREGSAIFHVDTIEGQKTGFFIDQRMNRLKVERLAGPGDKVLDLFSYTGGFGIHAALFGARVTAVEESDYAIAEMNENMRLNSVEMRAIRSRAREFLETDDDLYDIVIVDPPAFAPSKEKIDAARRAYVALNSSAMSKVAPGGIIITYSCSLFITKDEFRKIVERASLLSGREIKILEEMGPSPDHPFDPKHPWTLYLKGLQALVL from the coding sequence TTGAGATGGAGCATAACTGGAGAGGTGATACTGAGGGGGGAGGGAGCTGAGAGAGCGAGGAAGGGTCACTTGAACATATACATGAAGTGGTTGAGCTCCATAAGGGGGCCAGTCTCAAACGGAGATCTGGTAATTCTGAAGGACGAATCTGGGGATCCCATAGGCTTAGGATTTTATGAAGGGATAGGGAGCATAGCTGTCAGGGTGCTATCTCAGGAGCTGGTGAGCCCGGAGGAGTTGATAGAGGATAGATTGAGGGAAGCCCTAAGTGCCAGGGAGAGGGTTAAGTTGGGGAGCTTCTTCAGATGGGTCCACACGGAAGCGGATAAGCTCCCTGGCCTGATAATAGATGTCTACGACGATATAGCGGTGATATCCTCGACATCGATAGGAATAGATGCCAGGATCGAGGATATAGCTGAGCTAGTTAGGAAGATATACAGGCCATCCTCGATAATCCTGAGGAACGATAGCAGGCCGAGGAGAGAAGTTGGTCTTCCTCTGGAGAGGAGGATCCTATTCGGGGATAAGAAGAGGACTGTGATAAGGGAGGGCTCAGCTATATTTCATGTCGATACTATTGAAGGCCAGAAGACCGGTTTCTTCATAGACCAGAGGATGAATAGACTGAAGGTGGAGCGCCTAGCCGGTCCTGGGGATAAGGTGCTGGATCTCTTCAGTTACACTGGGGGCTTCGGGATTCATGCAGCTCTCTTCGGCGCTAGGGTCACGGCCGTTGAGGAATCGGATTATGCAATAGCTGAGATGAACGAAAATATGAGATTGAATTCCGTGGAGATGAGAGCGATAAGATCCAGAGCGAGGGAGTTCTTGGAAACCGATGATGATTTATATGACATAGTTATCGTGGACCCACCCGCTTTCGCACCCAGTAAGGAGAAGATAGATGCCGCTAGGAGAGCTTACGTTGCTCTTAATTCCTCGGCTATGTCTAAAGTGGCCCCGGGGGGCATAATCATCACATACTCCTGCAGCCTCTTCATCACGAAGGATGAGTTCAGGAAGATCGTGGAAAGGGCTTCCCTACTATCCGGCAGGGAGATAAAGATATTGGAGGAGATGGGTCCCTCCCCGGATCATCCATTCGACCCTAAGCACCCCTGGACGCTCTACCTCAAGGGTCTGCAGGCCCTCGTGCTATGA